In one Gossypium hirsutum isolate 1008001.06 chromosome D09, Gossypium_hirsutum_v2.1, whole genome shotgun sequence genomic region, the following are encoded:
- the LOC107945843 gene encoding exonuclease 1, translating into MGIKDLLRFMKPFIEPVHIKKYAGKRVGIDAYSWLHKGAYSCSMEICLDSNSEKKLRYIAYFMHRVNLLRHHKITPVVVFDGANIPCKAATENERYRRRKENQELAIAKLKEGHVQGATELFQRAVSITPAMASQLIQILKSENVEFVVAPYEADAQLAYLATLEAEKGGVVSVITEDSDLIAYGCPTVTFKMDRYGNGEELVLSKVFDSVSSKPSFRNFDKELFTGMCVLAGCDFLPSVPGIGIVKAHSLVSKYRNLDRVLSVLKIEKGSQMPEDYTKSFKEALAVFQHARIYDAEIRELKHIKPLTEQLLQYLDEGLDFLGPKIPPSVAVAIAEGKLDPTTMEAFDCNNIEPAKFQNSVETTDNSRQASCFMVFSSHKTREKRKTGTMSMKQVVVSTESKYFKDAGLEKLAFPVKNRPKNENMVLEETPLKVPNNNPFKKRKFDEMTELVSSKGEDEKLEMSCVFPDDSQLTFPDNSSLSDTGKLEISNQIDSIAEQISMVSEVECCETLCVNMGSQESVSSKPNRVYSERKRGHNVKLKSSNCNRSGTKNTILNFFARV; encoded by the exons ATGGGAATCAAAGATCTGCTTAGATTCATGAAACCTTTCATTGAACCGGTTCACATCAAGAAATACGCTGGCAAGCGG GTGGGTATTGATGCTTATTCATGGTTACATAAAGGAG CGTATTCATGTAGCATGGAGATTTGTTTGGATTCAAACAGTGAAAAGAAATTGCGATACATAGCTTACTTTATGCACAGAGTCAATCTTCTTCGTCATCATAAGATAACCCCCGTTGTTGTTTTTGATGGTGCAAATATTCCCTGCAAGGCTGCCACTGAAAATGAAAGATACAG GAGGAGGAAAGAGAACCAGGAACTGGCAATTGCTAAGCTTAAAGAGGGGCATGTTCAAGGTGCAACTGAGCTTTTCCAG AGAGCAGTGAGCATCACTCCAGCCATGGCAAGTCAATTGATTCAG ATCCTGAAATCAGAGAATGTTGAATTTGTGGTAGCTCCATATGAGGCTGATGCACAGCTAGCATATTTGGCCACTCTTGAGGCTGAAAAAGGTGGAGTTGTGTCAGTGATTACAGAAGACAGTGATCTAATAGCATATGGTTGTCCAACT GTCACATTTAAAATGGACCGTTATGGCAATGGAGAAGAACTGGTTCTGTCAAAAGTTTTTGATTCTGTATCCAGTAAACCTTCCTTCAGAAATTTTGATAAAGAATTGTTTACAG GTATGTGTGTCCTAGCTGGATGTGATTTTCTTCCATCTGTTCCTGGAATTGGTATTGTAAAGGCACATTCCTTAGTTTCCAAGTATCGGAACTTAGACCGT gTTTTATCAGTTTTGAAGATTGAGAAGGGCAGTCAAATGCCAGAAGATTACACCAAATCGTTCAAAGAAGCACTTGCAGTTTTTCAGCATGCCAGAAT ATATGATGCTGAAATCAGGGAGCTGAAACATATTAAACCTCTTACAGAACAACTTCTGCAATATCTAGATGAAGGGCTTGATTTCCTGGGACC AAAAATCCCTCCATCAGTGGCAGTTGCGATTGCTGAAGGAAAGTTAGACCCCACTACAATGGAGGCCTTTGACTGTAATAATATAGAGCCTGCTAAGTTTCAAAATTCTGTTGAAACTACTGATAATTCCAGACAAGCAAGCTGCTTCATGGTATTTTCTTCACATAAAACCAGAGAAAAAAGGAAAACAG GTACAATGAGCATGAAGCAAGTTGTAGTTTCAACTGAAAGCAAGTATTTTAAAGATGCTGGACTGGAGAAATTAGCATTTCCAGTAAAAAACCGTCCGAAAAATGAGAATATGGTTTTAGAGGAAACTCCATTGAAGGTTCCAAATAATAACCCtttcaagaaaagaaaatttgatgaaatgacTGAACTAGTTTCATCAAAAGGCGAAGATGAGAAGTTGGAAATGTCATGTGTTTTTCCTGATGATAGTCAATTGACATTTCCTGACAATAGTAGTTTAAGTGATACCGGGAAACTTGAAATCTCTAATCAGATAGATAGCATTGCTGAACAAATTTCAATGGTGAGTGAGGTAGAATGTTGTGAGACCTTGTGCGTCAATATGGGATCCCAAGAAAGTGTCAGCTCTAAACCAAACAGAGTGTACAGTGAAAGAAAAAGAGGTCACAATGTCAAGCTGAAGAGCAGTAATTGCAACAGGTCAGGGACCAAGAACACTATTTTGAACTTCTTTGCTCGTGTGTGA
- the LOC107945844 gene encoding beta-glucosidase 44: MRIQMHWWVALIIGIHGAAATEQPETVKFDTGGLSREAFPKGFLFGTAASAFQVEGMTNGDGRGPSIWDVFIKTPGIVANNGTADVTVDQYHRYKEDVDLMSKLNFDAYRFSISWTRIFPDGTGKVNWKGVEYYNNLINYLLKRGIIPYVNLNHYDFPEALEKKYMGWLSYQSVKDFADFADFCFKTYGDRVKQWTTFNEPRVVAALGYDNGFFAPGRCSKPYGNCTAGNSGTEPYIVTHHLILAHAAAAQIYREKYQQKQKGRIGILLDFVWYEPLTRSKADRYAAQRAIDFHVGWFIHPLVYGEYPRTMQVIVGNRLPKFTKEEVKMVKGSFDFVGINQYTTYYIYDPHQSKPKVPGYQQDWNAGFAYAKRGVAIGPRAYSPWLYNVPWGLYKCLMYIKEKYGNPTVILSENGMDDPGNVTLAQGLHDTTRMNYYKAYLTQLKKAVDNGANVIGYFAWSLLDNFEWRLGYTSRFGIVYVDYSTLKRYPKMSAYWFKQLLTRKKH, from the exons ATGAGAATCCAAATGCATTGGTGGGTGGCCCTCATCATTGGCATCCACGGCGCAGCGGCCACTGAGCAGCCGGAGACGGTGAAGTTTGATACGGGAGGGCTGAGCAGAGAGGCGTTTCCGAAGGGGTTTCTGTTCGGAACAGCAGCATCGGCTTTTCAAGTTGAAGGCATGACTAATGGTGATGGTCGTGGCCCCAGCATTTGGGACGTCTTCATCAAAACTCCCG GGATTGTTGCTAATAATGGCACGGCTGATGTGACCGTGGACCAATACCATCGCTACAAG GAAGATGTGGATCTTATGTCAAAACTGAATTTTGATGCATATAGATTCTCCATCTCGTGGACCAGAATTTTCCCAG ATGGGACTGGGAAGGTAAACTGGAAGGGAGTTGAATACTACAACAACTTAATCAACTACTTGCTAAAAAGAG GCATCATTCCTTATGTCAATCTTAATCACTATGATTTTCCCGAAGCACTTGAGAAGAAATACATGGGGTGGTTGAGTTACCAATCAGT GAAAGATTTTGCTGATTTTGCGGACTTTTGTTTCAAGACCTATGGAGACAGGGTGAAGCAGTGGACGACATTCAATGAACCCAGAGTAGTTGCTGCACTCGGCTATGATAATGGCTTCTTTGCTCCTGGAAGATGCTCCAAACCATATGGAAATTGTACGGCGGGCAATTCCGGAACCGAGCCTTACATCGTAACACATCATTTAATTTTAGCCCATGCAGCTGCGGCACAGATATACCGCGAAAAGTACCAA CAAAAACAAAAGGGAAGGATTGGAATTCTCTTGGATTTTGTTTGGTACGAACCTCTTACTAGATCAAAAGCTGACAGATATGCGGCTCAAAGAGCAATAGACTTTCATGTTGGATG GTTTATCCATCCCCTTGTATATGGAGAGTATCCAAGAACAATGCAAGTGATCGTGGGCAACAGGCTACCCAAGTTCACAAAAGAAGAGGTGAAGATGGTGAAAGGATCATTTGACTTTGTGGGCATTAACCAGTATACTACTTACTATATATATGACCCACATCAGTCTAAACCAAAAGTTCCAGGCTATCAGCAAGATTGGAATGCTGGATTTGCTT ATGCAAAAAGAGGAGTGGCAATTGGTCCAAGA GCATATTCTCCTTGGCTCTACAATGTACCTTGGGGATTATACAAATGTTTGATGTATATAAAGGAAAAGTATGGGAATCCAACTGTAATTTTGTCTGAGAATG GCATGGATGATCCAGGGAACGTGACACTTGCTCAAGGATTGCATGACACTACAAGGATGAACTACTACAAGGCTTACCTGACTCAACTGAAAAAGGCAGTCGACAACGGAGCAAACGTTATTGGCTACTTTGCATGGTCATTGCTGGACAATTTTGAATGGAGATTAGGCTACACTTCAAGGTTTGGCATTGTGTATGTTGATTACTCTACCCTCAAGAGGTACCCAAAGATGTCAGCTTACTGGTTCAAACAGCTTCTTACTCGGAAAAAACATTAA